AGGACATAGATTTTTACTGCCCGACCATCGGGAACAAAAGGGTCTCTCACCACTTCACCAACACAAATATCCGAGCCAAAACCGATGGTTGTTTGGGAATTAGGAACATCCTCTAACCGATACCATCGATTTTCTTCAATATGATAACACCAAAATTCATTTCTTGGTAAATTCGGTGATACTAAACCAGGGATACAAAAGATGAAAGATTCGGTAGCTATTAAATCAGCAAAATAGCATATACTTGCTCCATAATAGGCGTTATCAGTAGGTAGACGAGCAAGTTCTACCCATATTCCAGGCCGAGTATTTTGTGAACAATCCCAAGAATAAAACCTATTTCCTGCTAAACCAAATAAAGCATAAATTTTTCCGTAGTCGGGCCAAGGAGGTGAATACCACATTGGATTACCATAGGTCATAGCAGTTCCGGGAAACTGAGGGTGGGGTGTGCGAGTAGGACAGGGACGAACCCATTGGCCAAATAAAAATAAGGGTATCATTAAAATTACTAAAATCATTAAGTATCTCATGTTTTCCTCCTTTTCATAACAAATATTATAACCATGAAAAAAAAAAGTCAATAAGAAAATTATCTTTATTTAAACGAAGTTTGTAAAGGGAAATCTTAAAATCTTCTTCCTTTAATTCTTATACCTTTGATTAAGCCTTCGTAGTGACGCATTAAAAGGTGGGATTCTATTTGTTGGATAGTATCTAAGGCAACACCAACAATAATTAATAGAGTAGTGCCACCAAAATAGAAAGGTATTTTAAAAGTATGCATTAAATATACTGGTAATAATGCCATAAAAACTAAAAATAAGGCACCAGGAAAAGTTATTAATGTTAAACTTCTATCAAGATATTCAGCAGTTTTCTCACCAGGTCTTATTCCGGGAATAAAACCACCATATCTTTGCATATTTTCTGCCAAATCTCTGGGATTAAAAACAACAGAGGTATAGAAATAGGTGAAAAAGATAATTAAAGCCGCATAGGCTAAATTATAAAGCCAACCACCAGGTGAGAAGATTTCTTTTACCACATTTAAAGCCGGGACATTAAAGAAGGTTGTTAATGTTGAAGGAAAGACAACAACACTTTGGGCAAAGATTATTGGAATAACACCAGCGGTATTAATTCTTAATGGGATATAAGTAGACTGTCCACCATACATTCTTCTACCAATAATTCTCTTTGGATATTGAACAGGGATTTTTCTTGCTGCCTGGGTTATTAATACCACACCAGCATAGACAAAGAAGATAACAGCACCTAATAAAATTAAAGAGAAGAGCGATAATTCACCAACTCTAACCAATTGATAAGTCTGGGCAATTGCCCTTGGTGTTTCATCTAAACAACCAACAAAGATTATAAAAGAGGCACCATTACCAAGTCCGCGGTCGGTAATTAATTCACTAATCCACATCACAAAGATTGTTCCAGCAGTTAAAGTCAAAACAGTAATGAATCTAAAAAGTAAGCCAGGCAAGATAATAATTGGACCAGCCGAAGTTATTGGCTGGTTTTCTAAATAAATAGAAATACTTGTTGCCTGAATGATTGCCAATAAAACCGTTAGATATCTTGTCCATTGATTTATCTTTTTTCTTCCTTCTTCATCTCTTTGTAATTTTTCAATTTTGGGAAATACCGCACCAAGTAATTGGAAGATAATTGAGGCAGAAATGTAAGGCATAATTCCCAAAGCAAATACCGATGCTCTTGATAAAGCACCACCAACAAAAATATCATACAAACCAAAAAAGGTTCCACGAACACTTTCTAAAAATAGTTTTAATGCCTGGGGATTTAAACCAGGTGTTGGAATATGGGTTCCTAATCTATAAACAACGACCATTGCCAAAGTAAATAAAATCCTTTTTCTTAAATCAGGAATTTTAAAAATATTAGGGACATTTCTAACCATCTTTATTTCTGGATAATTTCAAAACTTCCGCCTGCCTGGCTAATTTTCTCCTTTGCTTTCTTCGAAAAGGCATGGGCAACAATTTTTATTGGTTTCTTTAATTCACCATCACCTAAGATTTTTATTGGTAAGTCTTTTTTCACAAATCCCTCTTTCTTTAAAACTTCCGGAGTTATTTCATCATATTTATCAATAATTTTTTCTAATCTTTTGAGATTAACAACTGCGTATTCCTTTTTGAAGGGATTACGAAATCCTCTTTTAGGGATTCTTCTGATAAGCGGCATCTGACCGCCTTCAAATCCTGGACCATATTCTTTTCCTGACCTTTGCTTTGCTCCTTTTGTGCCACGACAGGCAGTTTTTCCGTGTCCAGAACCTGGTCCGCAACCAACCCTTTTTCTTTTCTTTTTCGCACCTTTTGGTGGTTTTAAATCAGTAATCTTCATTCTTCAATCTCCTCCCATTCAATTAAATGTTTTACTTTGTTTATCATTCCCCTTATTTGTGGATTGTCCGGTAAGATATTTTCTGAATTTAACTTTCTTAATCCCAATGCTCTCACTGTTCTTTTGTGAGTCTCTTTTTGGTCA
This is a stretch of genomic DNA from candidate division WOR-3 bacterium. It encodes these proteins:
- the secY gene encoding preprotein translocase subunit SecY, coding for MVRNVPNIFKIPDLRKRILFTLAMVVVYRLGTHIPTPGLNPQALKLFLESVRGTFFGLYDIFVGGALSRASVFALGIMPYISASIIFQLLGAVFPKIEKLQRDEEGRKKINQWTRYLTVLLAIIQATSISIYLENQPITSAGPIIILPGLLFRFITVLTLTAGTIFVMWISELITDRGLGNGASFIIFVGCLDETPRAIAQTYQLVRVGELSLFSLILLGAVIFFVYAGVVLITQAARKIPVQYPKRIIGRRMYGGQSTYIPLRINTAGVIPIIFAQSVVVFPSTLTTFFNVPALNVVKEIFSPGGWLYNLAYAALIIFFTYFYTSVVFNPRDLAENMQRYGGFIPGIRPGEKTAEYLDRSLTLITFPGALFLVFMALLPVYLMHTFKIPFYFGGTTLLIIVGVALDTIQQIESHLLMRHYEGLIKGIRIKGRRF
- the rplO gene encoding 50S ribosomal protein L15 — translated: MKITDLKPPKGAKKKRKRVGCGPGSGHGKTACRGTKGAKQRSGKEYGPGFEGGQMPLIRRIPKRGFRNPFKKEYAVVNLKRLEKIIDKYDEITPEVLKKEGFVKKDLPIKILGDGELKKPIKIVAHAFSKKAKEKISQAGGSFEIIQK
- the rpmD gene encoding 50S ribosomal protein L30, whose protein sequence is MKKIKVKLVKSLIDQKETHKRTVRALGLRKLNSENILPDNPQIRGMINKVKHLIEWEEIEE